The Belonocnema kinseyi isolate 2016_QV_RU_SX_M_011 chromosome 10, B_treatae_v1, whole genome shotgun sequence genome has a window encoding:
- the LOC117181306 gene encoding alpha-2-macroglobulin receptor-associated protein: MGKGVKGKGKGKEEMRKGKRLTDPQLQSLFSDLKIHDKEEIAFKHLKSDGKDLDGLGEARLRKKLIGIMSSYDLLEHFADTDDPEVLQKHKSLNDGSNYVAKNVFRDKRLNKLWAKAEMAGFTHDELSALKEEFTHHQDKLEEYMSLLTDIETGDMEIQENSLHEKPESWNILDAEETNEIPGKKLNYLGKANLVREKHLEIKSGFDHLKRLTAKGPNHKEFLEPKVQGLWRIALAAKFTSNELASLKEELLHYESRLLKLRHLHTEAALVAAGKGKPYDIDNATNQQHIKKHARTVEKLHIELEAKIMQKHYEL; this comes from the exons CGTTTGACGGATCCTCAATTACAGTCTCTATTcagtgatttaaaaattcacgacAAGGAAGAAATTGCATTCAAGCACTTGAAATCCGATGGGAAAGATCTAGATGGATTAGGGGAAGCAAGATTAAGAAAGAAGTTAAttg GTATAATGAGTAGCTATGATCTGTTGGAACACTTTGCTGATACAGATGATCCCGAAGTACTTCAAAAACACAAATCTCTTAACGACGGCAGTAATTATGtagcaaaaaatgttttcaggGATAAGAGATTGAATAAACTGTGGGCTAAGGCTGAAATGGCTGGCTTTACTC ATGACGAGCTTAGTGCCTTAAAGGAAGAATTTACACATCATCAGGATAAATTAGAAGAATATATGAGCCTTCTTACAGACATAGAAACTGGAGATATGGAAATTCAAGAAA ACAGCCTTCATGAAAAACCTGAAAGCTGGAATATACTTGATGCAGAGGAGACAAATGAAATACCAgggaaaaaacttaattatttgggaAAGGCAAATTTAGTTCG ggAAAAGCACTTGGAAATCAAAAGTGGATTTGATCACTTAAAAAGACTGACTGCCAAAGGTCCCAATCATAAGGAATTTTTAGAACCAAAAGTGCAAGGTCTATGGAGAATTGCACTTGCAGCTAAATTTACTTCTAACGAACTTGCATCTTTAAAG GAAGAACTTTTACACTATGAATCAAGATTGCTTAAACTACGTCATTTACACACAGAGGCGGCCCTTGTGGCAGCTGGGAAAGGAAAACCTTACGATATTGATAATGCTACGAATCAACAACACATAAAAAAACATGCCCGAACCGTAGAGAAACTTCACATAGAGCTTGAagcaaaaattatgcaaaaacatTACGAACTATAG